CGAAGGCCACGATGTGGTTCTGGTCGAAGTGGGCGGTACCGTGGGTGATATCGAATCGCTGCCATTCCTGGAAGCTATCCGTCAGATGGCGGTAGAGGTTGGCCGTGAGCACACCATGTATATGCACCTGACTCTGGTGCCTTACCTGGCCGCTGCCGGTGAAGTGAAAACCAAACCAACTCAGCACTCTGTTAAAGAGCTGCTGTCTATCGGTATTCAGCCAGACGTGCTGATCTGCCGTTCTGACCGCATCGTTCCGGCGAACGAACGCGCTAAAATCGCGCTGTTCTGTAACGTTCCCGAGAAGGCGGTTATCTCTCTGAAAGACGTCGATTCCATCTATAAAATTCCAGGCCTGTTGAAATCTCAGGGGCTTGATGATTATATTTGTAAACGATTCAGCTTGAACTGTCCGGAAGCTAATCTGAACGAATGGGAGCAGGTTCTGTACGAACAGGCTAATCCATCGGGTGAAGTGACCATCGGTATGGTGGGTAAATACATTGAGCTGCCGGATGCGTACAAGTCAGTTATTGAAGCGCTGAAACATGCGGGGCTGAAAAACCGCCAGACCGTCAACATCAAGCTGATTGACTCTCAGGACGTTGAGACTCGCGGCGTTGAGATGTTGAAAGGGCTGGATGCGATTCTGGTTCCGGGTGGCTTCGGCCCTCGTGGCATCGAAGGTAAAATTGCCACTGCGCGCTATGCGCGTGAAAACAACATCCCGTACCTGGGCATTTGCCTTGGGATGCAGGTGGCGCTGATTGAATATGCGCGTAACGTGGTGGGTATGACCGACGCCAACTCCACCGAATTTGTGCCAGACTGTAAGTACCCGGTTGTGGCGCTGATTACCGAGTGGCGTGATGAGAACGGCAACCTGGAAGTGCGTACCGAGAAGAGCGATCTGGGCGGCACCATGCGCCTTGGCGCACAGCAGTGCCAGCTCTCTGACGACAGCCTGGTACGCAAGATGTACGGTGCCTCTACCATCGTGGAACGTCATCGCCATCGTTACGAAGTGAACAACATGCTGCTGAAACAGATCGAAGCAGCGGGCCTGCGCGTAGCGGGTCGTTCCGGTGACGATCAGCTGGTTGAGATTATTGAGAATCCAAACCATCCTTGGTTTGTCGCCAGCCAGTTCCACCCGGAGTTCACCTCCACTCCGCGTGATGGTCATCCGCTGTTCTCTGGCTTTGTAAAAGCCGCTGCGGACTACCAGAAAAATCAGGCGAAGTAATCGGTTTATAAGGCGATTCGTCGCGGCTGTTGCTCAATAATGCCTTCAATATCATAAGGCTGGGTGGCAAGCGGCGAATCGTTAGCTCGGAATTTTAGTTTAACTTGTACTGAGGAAAACCTAATGTCCAAAATCGTTAAAGTCATCGGTCGTGAAATCATCGACTCTCGTGGTAACCCGACTGTTGAAGCCGAAGTTCACCTGGAAGGCGGTTTCGTAGGTCTGGCTGCTGCGCCGTCAGGTGCTTCTACCGGTTCCCGTGAAGCTCTGGAACTGCGCGATGGCGACAAATCCCGCTTCCTGGGTAAAGGCGTAACCAAAGCTGTTGCAGCGGTTAACGGCCCTATCGCTCAGGCAGTTATGGGTAAAGATGCGAAAGATCAGGCTGGCCTCGACAAAATCATGATCGACCTGGACGGTACTGAAAACAAATCCAAATTCGGTGCTAACGCAATCTTGGCCGTATCTCTGGCTGCTGCTAAAGCTGCCGCTGCTTCCAAAGGTATGCCGCTGTACGCTCACATTGCTGAACTGAACGGCACCCCAGGCAAATACTCCATGCCTGTACCAATGATGAACATCATCAACGGTGGTGAGCACGCTGATAACAACGTTGATATCCAGGAATTCATGATCCAGCCGGTTGGCGCTTCTAGCGTTAAAGAAGCAATCCGCATGGGTTCAGAAGTATTCCATCACCTGGCTAAAGTGCTGAAAGCTAAAGGCATGAACACTGCAGTTGGTGACGAAGGTGGTTATGCACCTAACCTGGGTTCCAACGCTGAAGCTCTGGCTGTTATCGCTGAAGCTGTTAAAGCCGCTGGTTATGAACTGGGCAAAGACATCACCCTGGCGATGGACTGCGCAGCATCTGAATTCTACAAAGACGGTAAATACGTTCTGGCTGGCGAAGGCAACAAAGCATTCACCGCTGAAGAATTCACCCACTTCCTGGAAGACCTGACCAAACAGTACCCAATCGTATCTATCGAAGACGGTCTGGACGAGTCTGACTGGACTGGTTTCGCATACCAGACCAAAGTACTGGGCGACAAAATCCAGCTGGTTGGTGACGATCTGTTCGTAACCAACACCAAAATCCTGAAAGAAGGTATCGAAAAAGGTATCGTTAACTCCATCCTGATCAAATTCAACCAGATCGGTTCTCTGAC
This genomic interval from Salmonella enterica subsp. enterica serovar Choleraesuis contains the following:
- the pyrG gene encoding CTP synthase gives rise to the protein MTTNYIFVTGGVVSSLGKGIAAASLAAILEARGLNVTIMKLDPYINVDPGTMSPIQHGEVFVTEDGAETDLDLGHYERFIRTKMSRRNNFTTGRIYSDVLRKERRGDYLGATVQVIPHITNAIKERIIEGGEGHDVVLVEVGGTVGDIESLPFLEAIRQMAVEVGREHTMYMHLTLVPYLAAAGEVKTKPTQHSVKELLSIGIQPDVLICRSDRIVPANERAKIALFCNVPEKAVISLKDVDSIYKIPGLLKSQGLDDYICKRFSLNCPEANLNEWEQVLYEQANPSGEVTIGMVGKYIELPDAYKSVIEALKHAGLKNRQTVNIKLIDSQDVETRGVEMLKGLDAILVPGGFGPRGIEGKIATARYARENNIPYLGICLGMQVALIEYARNVVGMTDANSTEFVPDCKYPVVALITEWRDENGNLEVRTEKSDLGGTMRLGAQQCQLSDDSLVRKMYGASTIVERHRHRYEVNNMLLKQIEAAGLRVAGRSGDDQLVEIIENPNHPWFVASQFHPEFTSTPRDGHPLFSGFVKAAADYQKNQAK
- the eno gene encoding enolase, producing MSKIVKVIGREIIDSRGNPTVEAEVHLEGGFVGLAAAPSGASTGSREALELRDGDKSRFLGKGVTKAVAAVNGPIAQAVMGKDAKDQAGLDKIMIDLDGTENKSKFGANAILAVSLAAAKAAAASKGMPLYAHIAELNGTPGKYSMPVPMMNIINGGEHADNNVDIQEFMIQPVGASSVKEAIRMGSEVFHHLAKVLKAKGMNTAVGDEGGYAPNLGSNAEALAVIAEAVKAAGYELGKDITLAMDCAASEFYKDGKYVLAGEGNKAFTAEEFTHFLEDLTKQYPIVSIEDGLDESDWTGFAYQTKVLGDKIQLVGDDLFVTNTKILKEGIEKGIVNSILIKFNQIGSLTETLAAIKMAKDAGYTAVISHRSGETEDATIADLAVGTAAGQIKTGSMSRSDRVAKYNQLIRIEEALGSQAPYNGRKEIKGQA